A section of the Acidobacterium capsulatum ATCC 51196 genome encodes:
- a CDS encoding peroxiredoxin family protein, with product MSGYQCSYCIRQMHDFVEHAADSAAKNASVLVVYPGPSADLGQHAKEFLEKHASLPTNVILVTDPNYTVKNLYGLRWDAPNETVYPATFVLDSIRLVLF from the coding sequence ATATCCGGATATCAATGCTCTTACTGCATCCGCCAGATGCATGACTTCGTCGAACACGCCGCGGACTCCGCTGCAAAAAATGCCAGCGTACTGGTTGTTTATCCCGGCCCTTCTGCCGATCTCGGGCAGCACGCCAAGGAGTTCTTAGAGAAGCACGCAAGTCTGCCGACGAATGTCATCCTGGTGACCGATCCCAACTACACTGTCAAAAACCTCTATGGTCTTCGCTGGGATGCGCCCAATGAAACTGTGTATCCGGCCACCTTCGTCCTCGATAGCATTCGACTGGTTCTCTTCTAA
- a CDS encoding sigma-70 family RNA polymerase sigma factor, with protein MLTDKPQSKTEKVATVDEVSEAIEKLRPEEWAKLYAYAKNRARMMTLYGAVVDARDLVQRAVTELLEQRRTWNPKKVGFVGVVIGAMKSISSNHKEKSQKSGYSVAESQLVSPEEDDDSESSVMDHADSRMNPEQQVISAEGKKDVLRLVGDVYDFFEDDPEARLVMDGWQEGLSGSEIMAALEIDRKGYETIARRIRRKSTARWPKVSSHVS; from the coding sequence GTGCTGACGGACAAACCTCAGTCGAAAACAGAGAAGGTTGCCACCGTCGATGAGGTGTCGGAGGCGATCGAGAAGCTGCGGCCCGAGGAGTGGGCCAAACTCTACGCCTATGCGAAGAACCGCGCGCGTATGATGACGCTCTACGGAGCCGTGGTTGACGCCCGCGACCTCGTGCAGAGAGCTGTCACGGAGTTGCTCGAGCAGCGCCGCACCTGGAACCCGAAGAAGGTCGGGTTCGTCGGCGTTGTGATTGGCGCGATGAAGAGCATCTCATCCAACCATAAGGAGAAGAGCCAGAAATCCGGCTACTCCGTTGCCGAGAGCCAGCTTGTCTCCCCCGAGGAAGACGACGATTCTGAGTCTTCTGTGATGGATCATGCCGATTCGAGGATGAACCCGGAGCAGCAGGTGATCTCGGCGGAAGGCAAGAAGGATGTGCTGCGCCTGGTCGGCGACGTGTACGACTTTTTCGAGGACGACCCGGAGGCCCGGCTGGTGATGGACGGCTGGCAGGAAGGCCTCTCGGGCTCTGAGATTATGGCGGCCTTGGAAATCGATAGAAAGGGATATGAGACCATTGCGAGACGGATTCGGCGAAAGAGCACCGCGCGATGGCCGAAGGTAAGCAGCCATGTCAGCTAA
- a CDS encoding restriction endonuclease subunit S, which translates to MASTVDAISIEEATERLIDYRGKTPPKTASGVRLITAKVVKGGQILEEPKEFIAEDFYDEWMRRGLPQELDVLLTTEAPLGETAILRDKTRIALAQRIILLRAKREVVDPLFLFYALQSDFAQSELKARASGTTVLGIKQSELRRVRIPLFSLSAQLKIGSILATYDELIENNQRRIRILEQMARRLYREWFVHFRFPGHENHPRVPSPLGEIPQGWEVRNLECLMVHQIGGGWGKDVADDTYTEPAWVIRGTDIPGARSAQVDSVPYRYHTLSNLRSRRLQAGDIVFEVSGGSKGQPVGRTLLITPELLSAFGGDDVMCASFCKRIQPDQTAYGPEMLYLSFLEGYESGEIEQYQVQSTGISNFKWTEYIANTLRVVPPDSLRKDFQEIVRPLLREVATLGLKSANLRRTRDLLLPRLLSGQIKLEAN; encoded by the coding sequence ATGGCGAGTACAGTTGACGCGATTTCGATCGAGGAAGCAACCGAAAGGCTCATTGACTATCGAGGAAAAACTCCGCCCAAAACTGCGTCCGGTGTCCGATTGATCACAGCCAAAGTGGTCAAAGGCGGACAAATCCTCGAAGAGCCCAAAGAGTTCATCGCCGAAGACTTCTATGACGAATGGATGCGTCGTGGCCTGCCTCAAGAGCTAGACGTTCTGCTGACCACGGAAGCACCCCTAGGTGAAACCGCAATTTTACGGGATAAGACGCGAATTGCCTTAGCGCAACGAATCATTTTGCTTCGCGCCAAGCGTGAAGTTGTAGACCCACTATTTCTTTTCTATGCGCTTCAGTCAGACTTCGCGCAATCGGAGTTGAAGGCAAGAGCATCTGGAACAACTGTTCTGGGAATTAAACAAAGCGAACTAAGGCGAGTAAGGATTCCCCTTTTCTCGCTCTCGGCACAACTCAAGATAGGATCCATTCTCGCAACCTATGACGAGCTGATTGAGAACAACCAGCGGCGGATTCGGATACTGGAGCAGATGGCCCGCAGGCTCTATCGCGAGTGGTTTGTTCACTTCCGCTTCCCCGGCCACGAAAACCATCCCCGCGTCCCATCTCCCCTCGGCGAAATCCCACAAGGCTGGGAAGTTCGCAATCTGGAATGCCTGATGGTGCACCAGATTGGCGGAGGATGGGGTAAGGACGTTGCTGATGATACTTATACAGAACCAGCATGGGTAATTCGCGGAACTGATATACCCGGTGCTCGGAGTGCTCAGGTAGACTCGGTGCCATATCGCTATCACACGCTTTCCAATCTTCGATCCCGAAGGTTGCAAGCTGGGGATATTGTTTTCGAGGTTTCAGGGGGAAGCAAAGGTCAACCTGTGGGACGAACATTGCTGATAACGCCTGAGCTGCTCTCCGCTTTTGGCGGTGACGATGTGATGTGCGCGAGCTTTTGCAAAAGAATTCAACCTGACCAGACAGCCTACGGCCCCGAGATGCTTTACCTATCCTTTTTGGAGGGCTACGAATCGGGAGAGATTGAACAATATCAGGTCCAGTCAACCGGCATTTCCAACTTCAAGTGGACCGAATACATCGCCAACACATTACGAGTTGTGCCACCCGACAGTTTGCGGAAAGACTTTCAGGAGATCGTTCGCCCTCTTCTGAGAGAAGTAGCAACGCTCGGTTTAAAGTCCGCAAACCTCCGCCGCACCCGCGACCTGCTCCTCCCGCGCCTGCTTTCCGGCCAGATCAAGCTGGAGGCCAACTAA
- a CDS encoding type I restriction endonuclease subunit R — protein sequence MSLPYSENLLVEQPAIELFRWMGWETVAAMEETFGAGGTLGRETKGEVVLVPRLRAALEKLNPGLPPEALTTAIDELTRDRSAMLLPSANREVYELLKEGVLVSLTDGEHGGQKQERVRVIDWQNPQANDFLLVNQLTVTGALYTCRPDLVAFVNGLPLVVIELKKPGVPARAAFDENLTHYKDQIPALFWPNAFLISSNGTESRVGSLTADWGRFFEWKRVEREDELRRVSLEVMLRGVCDKARLLDMVENFTVFSEAKEGIAKIIGQNHQVLGVNNAVASMLQARQQGHGRGGVFWQTQGSGKSYSMVFFAQKILRRQHGNWTFVIVTDRVELDDQIAKTFKACGAVSEAESKVCHADSGKDLRQLLQGNHRYIFTLIQKFQVAEVLNDRSDIIVMTDEAHRSQYDTLALNMRASLPNATFLAFTGTPLIAGEERTKDVFGDYVSIYDFQQSMEDGATVRLYYENRTPELELVNPDLNEDIYDVVEDADLDPEQEKRLERELSRQYHILTRDDRLETVAKDIVRHFLGRGFAGKAMVVSIDKATALRMHDKVRKYWDEETARVEHELQRTDLTEAQKGELWQRQELLQKTEMAVIVSPAQNEIAEMQKRGLDIAPHRKRMNESKPGLDERFKDPKDPLRLVFVCAMWLTGFDVPSCSTIYLDKPIRNHTLMQTIARANRVFPGKHSGLIVDYANVFASLEKALAIYGAGKDGKSPVKDKVKLVEDLAVSQEDAVLYCDKHGVRIDEIDQLPASGFERTGRIGDAVNALISPDKVRRDFQARERLVSTLYNAIKPDPAVMKFVGRVSCLAAIADAIKAKLNPDPVSISAVMADIGALLDESITGVSMREKSSNLLDLSKIDFDSLRSKFRDSKQKNTDLEVLKAAVRVQMERMIRLNKSRMNYQSKFEELIEAYNAGSLNIEELFRELVALGRSLNDEQQRHVRENLTEEELAVFDILTRPAPELTTEEQAEVKKVARQLLERLKNLLVIDWRKTRRARAAVEDAIKSLLDDGLPRAYSKDVYDQKCSAVFEHFYENYPERDLNVYE from the coding sequence ATGTCGCTCCCGTACTCAGAGAACCTGCTGGTAGAACAGCCCGCCATCGAGCTGTTTCGCTGGATGGGCTGGGAGACGGTGGCGGCCATGGAAGAGACCTTTGGCGCGGGCGGTACGCTGGGCCGCGAAACCAAAGGCGAAGTGGTGCTGGTGCCGCGTCTGCGGGCGGCGCTCGAAAAGCTGAATCCCGGCCTGCCGCCGGAAGCCCTCACCACGGCCATCGACGAGCTGACGCGCGACCGCTCCGCGATGCTGCTGCCTTCGGCCAATCGCGAGGTGTACGAACTGCTGAAGGAAGGCGTTCTGGTTTCCCTTACCGACGGCGAGCACGGCGGCCAAAAGCAGGAGCGCGTACGGGTGATCGATTGGCAGAACCCGCAGGCCAATGACTTTCTGCTGGTGAACCAGTTGACCGTAACCGGCGCACTCTACACCTGCCGCCCAGACCTGGTGGCGTTTGTAAACGGCCTGCCATTGGTAGTGATTGAGCTGAAGAAACCCGGCGTGCCGGCGCGCGCCGCCTTTGACGAAAACCTGACACATTATAAGGATCAGATTCCGGCGCTCTTCTGGCCGAATGCTTTTCTCATTTCCTCCAACGGCACCGAGAGCCGCGTCGGCTCGCTGACGGCGGACTGGGGCCGCTTCTTTGAGTGGAAGCGCGTGGAGCGCGAGGATGAGCTGAGGCGCGTCTCGCTGGAAGTGATGCTGCGCGGCGTGTGCGACAAGGCGCGGCTGCTGGACATGGTGGAGAACTTCACCGTCTTCTCTGAGGCGAAGGAAGGCATTGCCAAGATCATCGGCCAGAACCACCAGGTGCTGGGCGTGAACAATGCCGTGGCCTCCATGCTGCAGGCGCGGCAACAGGGCCACGGACGCGGCGGCGTCTTCTGGCAGACGCAGGGCAGCGGCAAGAGCTACTCAATGGTGTTTTTTGCGCAGAAGATTCTTCGCAGACAGCACGGCAACTGGACCTTTGTGATTGTGACCGACCGCGTGGAGCTGGACGACCAGATTGCCAAAACCTTCAAAGCCTGCGGAGCCGTGAGCGAGGCCGAGAGCAAGGTGTGCCATGCGGACAGCGGGAAGGATCTGCGCCAGTTGCTGCAGGGCAACCACCGCTACATCTTCACGCTGATTCAGAAGTTCCAGGTGGCGGAGGTGCTGAATGACCGGTCCGACATCATCGTGATGACGGACGAAGCGCACCGCAGCCAGTACGACACGCTGGCCTTGAACATGCGCGCTTCGCTGCCGAATGCGACCTTCCTGGCCTTTACCGGGACTCCGCTGATTGCCGGCGAGGAGCGCACCAAAGATGTCTTTGGCGACTACGTTTCCATTTACGACTTTCAGCAGTCGATGGAGGACGGAGCCACGGTGCGGCTGTACTACGAGAACCGCACGCCGGAGCTGGAACTCGTTAATCCAGACTTGAACGAGGATATTTACGACGTCGTGGAAGACGCCGACCTCGACCCCGAACAGGAAAAGCGCCTGGAGCGCGAACTGAGCCGCCAGTACCACATCCTGACGCGTGATGATCGTCTGGAGACGGTGGCGAAAGACATCGTCCGGCACTTTCTGGGGCGCGGATTCGCGGGCAAGGCGATGGTGGTTTCCATCGACAAGGCCACCGCGCTGCGCATGCATGACAAGGTGCGGAAGTATTGGGACGAAGAGACGGCGCGCGTAGAGCACGAGCTGCAGCGGACTGATTTGACGGAAGCACAGAAGGGCGAGCTGTGGCAGCGGCAGGAGCTGCTGCAGAAGACGGAGATGGCAGTGATTGTGTCTCCAGCACAGAACGAGATTGCCGAGATGCAGAAGCGCGGGCTGGACATTGCGCCGCACCGCAAGCGCATGAATGAGTCGAAGCCCGGGCTGGACGAGCGCTTCAAGGATCCAAAAGACCCGCTGCGGCTGGTGTTTGTGTGCGCCATGTGGCTGACCGGCTTTGATGTGCCGAGCTGCTCGACCATCTACCTCGACAAGCCGATTCGCAACCACACACTGATGCAGACGATTGCCCGCGCGAACCGCGTCTTCCCCGGCAAGCACAGCGGCCTGATCGTGGATTATGCCAACGTCTTTGCCTCGCTAGAGAAAGCGCTGGCCATTTACGGCGCGGGCAAGGATGGCAAGTCGCCGGTCAAGGACAAGGTGAAGTTGGTCGAGGATTTGGCGGTTTCGCAGGAGGACGCGGTGCTCTACTGCGATAAGCACGGCGTACGGATTGACGAGATCGATCAGTTACCTGCCAGCGGTTTTGAGAGGACAGGGCGGATTGGCGACGCCGTGAATGCGTTGATCTCTCCGGACAAGGTGCGACGCGACTTTCAGGCGCGCGAGCGGCTGGTGAGCACGCTCTACAACGCCATCAAGCCAGACCCGGCGGTGATGAAATTCGTTGGGCGTGTGTCGTGCCTCGCCGCCATTGCCGATGCCATCAAGGCCAAGCTCAATCCTGATCCGGTCAGCATCTCGGCAGTGATGGCGGACATTGGCGCTCTGCTGGATGAGTCGATCACCGGCGTCTCGATGCGGGAGAAATCGTCGAACCTCCTCGACCTTTCGAAGATTGACTTTGACTCCCTGCGCAGCAAGTTTCGCGACTCGAAGCAGAAGAACACGGACCTGGAAGTGTTGAAAGCCGCAGTGCGCGTGCAGATGGAAAGGATGATCCGCCTGAACAAGTCGCGAATGAACTACCAGAGCAAATTTGAGGAACTGATCGAGGCATACAACGCAGGCAGCCTGAACATCGAGGAGCTGTTTCGTGAGCTCGTGGCCCTGGGCCGCAGCCTGAACGATGAGCAACAGCGCCACGTCCGGGAAAACCTGACGGAAGAGGAACTGGCCGTCTTCGACATTCTGACGCGCCCCGCCCCGGAACTGACAACCGAAGAACAGGCCGAAGTAAAGAAAGTAGCCCGGCAGTTGCTGGAACGCCTGAAAAATCTGCTGGTCATAGACTGGCGAAAAACCCGCCGCGCCCGCGCAGCCGTGGAAGACGCCATCAAGAGCCTGCTGGATGACGGCCTGCCGCGCGCCTACTCCAAGGATGTCTACGACCAGAAGTGCTCAGCGGTCTTCGAGCACTTCTACGAGAACTACCCTGAGCGCGATCTGAACGTTTACGAATAG
- a CDS encoding type I restriction-modification system subunit M: MLWIAPSEKDAGTTTLEKRLWDAADQFRANSDLKASEYSQPILGLIFLRFAGVRFAAQRARLEKSAASSRRGSRVDDPAAYHAEGVLYLPPDARFDHLLSLPEAADIGKAVNEAMREIEKHNDQLSGVLPRSYNRFTSKLLSEILKMISEIPATLDYDAFGRIYEYFLGEFARTEGQGGGEFYTPSAIVRLLTEVIEPYHGRILDPACGSGGMFVSSARFVAEHKHNPSAELSIHGVEKTDETGRLCRMNLAVHGLEGTIKHGGNVNTYYDDPHAATGKFDFVLANPPFNVDAVDKERLKDAVGPNRRFPFGLPRVDNANYLWIQLFYSALNDKGRAGFVMANSASDARSSEQEIRRELIEAGAVDVMVAVGPNMFYTVTLPCTLWFFDRGKAATPRADTVLFLDARHIYRQIDRAHREWTPAQTGFLANLVRLYRGEALDYTFGGAEAEDKIKEVFGKKPRYEDVPGLCKVATRKEIEAQGWSLNPGRYVGVAPGEEISDEDFKEKLEELNEELETLNAQARELEATIARNVAEILGA, translated from the coding sequence ATGCTTTGGATAGCCCCTTCTGAAAAAGACGCTGGCACCACCACGCTTGAAAAGCGCTTGTGGGATGCCGCCGACCAGTTTCGCGCGAACTCTGACCTGAAGGCTTCGGAATACTCGCAGCCGATTCTGGGTCTTATCTTCCTGCGCTTCGCGGGCGTTCGCTTTGCCGCGCAGCGTGCCAGGCTGGAAAAGTCCGCCGCCAGTTCGCGGCGCGGCTCCCGTGTCGATGACCCTGCGGCCTACCACGCCGAGGGCGTGCTCTATCTGCCGCCCGACGCTCGCTTCGACCATCTGCTGTCGCTGCCCGAGGCTGCCGACATCGGCAAGGCCGTCAACGAGGCCATGCGCGAGATCGAGAAGCACAACGACCAGCTCTCCGGCGTGCTGCCGCGCAGCTACAACCGCTTCACCAGCAAGCTGCTTTCGGAGATCCTCAAGATGATCTCCGAGATCCCGGCCACGCTCGACTATGACGCCTTTGGCCGCATCTATGAATACTTCCTCGGCGAGTTCGCCCGCACCGAGGGCCAGGGCGGCGGCGAGTTCTACACGCCATCGGCCATTGTGCGCCTGCTCACTGAGGTCATCGAGCCGTACCACGGGCGCATTCTCGACCCCGCCTGCGGCTCCGGCGGCATGTTCGTCTCCTCGGCGCGCTTTGTCGCCGAGCACAAGCACAACCCCTCCGCCGAGCTCTCCATTCACGGCGTGGAAAAGACCGACGAAACCGGCCGCCTCTGCCGCATGAACCTTGCCGTCCACGGGCTCGAAGGCACCATCAAGCACGGCGGCAACGTCAACACCTATTACGACGACCCGCACGCCGCCACCGGCAAGTTCGACTTTGTCCTCGCCAATCCGCCCTTCAATGTGGATGCCGTCGATAAGGAGCGCCTGAAGGATGCCGTCGGCCCCAACCGGCGCTTTCCCTTCGGGCTGCCGCGCGTGGACAACGCAAACTACCTCTGGATTCAGCTTTTCTACTCCGCGCTGAATGACAAGGGCCGCGCGGGCTTCGTCATGGCCAACTCGGCCTCTGACGCGCGCTCCTCCGAACAGGAGATTCGCCGGGAGTTGATCGAGGCTGGCGCGGTGGACGTAATGGTCGCTGTCGGCCCCAACATGTTCTATACGGTCACGCTGCCCTGCACGCTCTGGTTTTTCGACCGAGGCAAGGCCGCCACGCCGCGTGCTGATACGGTGCTCTTTCTGGACGCACGCCACATCTACCGGCAGATTGACCGCGCCCACCGCGAGTGGACGCCCGCGCAGACCGGCTTCCTCGCCAACCTTGTCCGGCTCTATCGCGGCGAGGCGCTCGACTACACCTTTGGCGGCGCGGAGGCCGAGGACAAGATCAAGGAAGTCTTCGGCAAGAAGCCGAGATACGAAGACGTTCCTGGCCTGTGCAAGGTGGCCACGCGCAAGGAGATCGAAGCGCAGGGCTGGTCGCTCAATCCGGGCCGCTACGTGGGCGTGGCTCCGGGCGAGGAGATCAGCGACGAGGACTTCAAGGAGAAGCTGGAAGAGTTGAACGAAGAACTCGAAACCCTCAACGCGCAGGCACGGGAGTTGGAAGCTACGATTGCTCGCAATGTGGCTGAGATTTTGGGGGCGTGA
- a CDS encoding ThiF family adenylyltransferase has product MSHQLISRSTDLKQLRDEGYEVEVRGNYLLVHSVPYVNGQRQVAFGSLVSELTLAGDVTVRPNTHVVHFIGDHPRSKDGTPIVQIAHASTTQQLLPGLVIHHSFSNKPAGGYANYYEKMTRYVDVISSAAKALDQTVDARTFKPIESSNEESVFRYIDTASSRAGIGMISGRVAGQRIAIVGVGGSGSYILDFIAKTPVKEIHLFDDDLYLQHNAFRSPGAALLDDLRRQVKKVDYFAEVYGRMRYGVVPHSIRLDDINVHVLNGFDFVFVCVDRGSVRKVVLNALRARRTPFVDVGMGVEVTPNDQLFAVCRTTAGTSEKTTHIDSRVPLADMEDDGVYSQNIQIAELNALNAAFAVIKWKKIAGIYEDIDHEHHSTYSTNFQLLTSEEKTA; this is encoded by the coding sequence ATGTCACACCAACTGATAAGTCGTAGCACCGATCTGAAGCAGCTGCGTGACGAAGGGTACGAGGTGGAAGTTCGGGGCAACTACCTCCTGGTGCACTCCGTTCCGTATGTGAATGGTCAGCGGCAGGTCGCCTTCGGCTCGCTGGTCTCCGAGCTCACCCTGGCCGGCGATGTGACCGTCCGTCCCAACACGCATGTGGTTCACTTCATCGGCGATCATCCTCGCAGCAAGGACGGGACCCCGATCGTGCAGATCGCTCATGCCAGCACGACGCAGCAACTGTTGCCCGGCTTGGTGATCCATCATTCTTTCTCGAATAAGCCTGCGGGAGGCTACGCAAACTATTACGAGAAGATGACCCGCTATGTGGATGTCATCTCTTCGGCGGCAAAGGCCCTGGACCAGACTGTGGACGCACGGACCTTCAAACCGATCGAATCCTCGAACGAGGAGTCAGTGTTCCGTTATATTGACACGGCTTCGAGCCGCGCTGGGATCGGCATGATCTCGGGGCGAGTTGCCGGCCAGCGCATCGCGATCGTCGGAGTCGGTGGAAGTGGCAGCTACATTCTGGATTTCATTGCTAAAACTCCCGTGAAGGAGATCCACCTGTTCGACGATGACCTCTATCTCCAGCACAATGCCTTCCGCTCGCCGGGCGCTGCATTGCTCGACGATCTGAGGCGCCAGGTAAAGAAAGTCGATTATTTCGCGGAGGTCTACGGCCGGATGCGGTATGGCGTTGTACCCCACTCGATTCGACTAGATGATATCAACGTTCATGTTCTCAACGGCTTTGATTTCGTCTTTGTCTGCGTTGACCGTGGGTCTGTCAGGAAGGTGGTCCTCAATGCACTTCGCGCGCGAAGAACTCCGTTCGTAGATGTAGGCATGGGGGTCGAGGTGACGCCAAACGACCAGCTGTTTGCTGTGTGCCGCACAACGGCGGGAACCAGCGAGAAGACTACGCATATCGATTCAAGAGTGCCCCTTGCCGACATGGAAGACGACGGCGTTTACTCCCAGAACATCCAGATTGCGGAGCTGAATGCGCTCAACGCCGCGTTCGCGGTCATCAAGTGGAAGAAAATCGCAGGGATCTATGAGGACATAGATCACGAGCATCACTCCACCTACTCCACCAACTTTCAACTGCTGACGAGCGAAGAGAAAACCGCATGA
- a CDS encoding multiubiquitin domain-containing protein produces MNNQETENTEDIIEALLAGRMVREHGPYRVLIGNDALHFEPRTIFNPQPTGTQVLQAAGISNLVEYVAYRVLQNGLLEELRPDETTDLRHSGAERFIIFRTDRSFRFLLNGRLFDWGASRITGLTLKKLAVVDPATTTVYLEIPGSAARPIGDQEFVNLAEPGVERFITRAREYRIFVNTRPKEVHTSTLNFWQVVKLAFPQAEPNATTYYTVTYKRGPKVNPEGSLVAGETVHIKDGMLFNVTPTDKS; encoded by the coding sequence ATGAACAATCAGGAAACTGAAAATACAGAGGATATTATAGAAGCGCTCCTTGCCGGGCGCATGGTCCGGGAGCACGGACCCTACCGCGTCCTGATCGGCAACGACGCGCTCCATTTCGAGCCGCGTACGATCTTCAACCCTCAACCCACCGGCACTCAGGTCCTTCAAGCAGCCGGGATCTCCAACCTCGTCGAGTACGTCGCCTACCGGGTGCTCCAGAACGGACTGCTCGAAGAGCTGCGGCCTGACGAGACCACCGACCTGCGTCATTCCGGGGCCGAGCGCTTCATCATTTTCCGCACCGACCGCTCTTTTCGTTTCCTGCTCAATGGCCGTTTGTTCGACTGGGGAGCTTCGCGCATCACAGGGCTGACACTCAAGAAGCTTGCAGTTGTCGACCCCGCGACGACAACGGTGTACCTCGAGATCCCTGGGTCGGCTGCGCGTCCGATCGGCGATCAGGAGTTCGTCAACCTTGCGGAGCCTGGGGTAGAGCGCTTCATCACTCGCGCTCGGGAGTACCGCATCTTCGTCAACACACGGCCGAAGGAGGTTCATACTTCCACTCTGAACTTCTGGCAAGTCGTAAAGCTCGCCTTCCCTCAGGCGGAGCCGAACGCAACCACTTACTACACCGTTACCTACAAGCGCGGGCCGAAGGTTAACCCAGAAGGCAGCCTGGTCGCCGGCGAAACAGTTCACATCAAGGACGGGATGCTCTTCAATGTCACACCAACTGATAAGTCGTAG
- a CDS encoding ImmA/IrrE family metallo-endopeptidase: MAANPEWYRTPFEILNDLGITEPQDIDIEAIAEDCGATIRYLPLTGCAARIMGYKNRAIISIDENTRRPRQRFSAAHEVGHWMRDRGQLAFKCGSESFVREWSAENPETRANRFASDLLLPAKMFRAKAYKLPVTFETVRQIGDIFCTSLTATAIRLVEYGDLPAIIVCNGPRRREWFIPNGEVRGKIFLDARPGKGSIAEALLRGDRSDIAPREVRSDAWFDHRNAANYWVHEDSIPVYDGSVLSLLWWKDETQLIQIDNDIEARGAWRSDYRRDD, translated from the coding sequence ATGGCAGCCAATCCTGAATGGTATCGCACTCCTTTCGAGATTCTGAATGACCTCGGCATCACCGAACCTCAAGATATCGACATTGAAGCTATCGCAGAAGACTGCGGGGCGACCATTCGCTATCTACCGCTCACTGGCTGCGCCGCCAGAATCATGGGCTACAAGAACCGCGCCATTATCAGCATTGATGAAAACACGCGTCGTCCGAGGCAGCGGTTTTCCGCAGCGCACGAAGTGGGTCATTGGATGAGAGATCGGGGCCAACTCGCCTTCAAGTGTGGAAGTGAGAGCTTTGTCCGTGAGTGGTCGGCAGAGAATCCTGAAACACGCGCGAACCGTTTCGCTAGCGATTTGCTCTTGCCGGCAAAGATGTTCCGAGCCAAGGCGTATAAACTGCCGGTTACTTTTGAAACGGTCCGTCAGATCGGCGATATTTTCTGCACGAGTCTTACGGCCACAGCTATCCGGCTCGTTGAATACGGTGACCTGCCCGCAATCATCGTCTGCAACGGTCCGCGCAGGCGCGAATGGTTCATTCCCAACGGCGAAGTCCGGGGCAAGATCTTCCTCGATGCTCGGCCGGGCAAGGGTAGCATCGCCGAAGCGCTACTTCGCGGCGACCGTTCCGACATCGCCCCGCGTGAGGTGAGGTCGGATGCCTGGTTCGATCACCGCAATGCAGCCAACTACTGGGTACACGAAGATTCGATTCCTGTGTACGACGGTTCTGTGTTGTCGCTGCTCTGGTGGAAAGATGAGACTCAGTTGATCCAGATCGACAACGACATCGAGGCGCGCGGAGCTTGGAGAAGTGACTACCGGCGCGATGATTGA
- a CDS encoding DUF6527 family protein has protein sequence MKATHFAPQFVESIPEILKPGELYVSMSLASVIHLCACGCGQEVVTPLSPTDWKLCFDGENVTLDPSIGNWNFECRSHYWIRGGKVRWSGSWSREEIAEGRAYDRGRKSDYYNDRLEEPTVSLPEPVDTIPSEPESNPARRSRLAKVWSRLTAWGNILGL, from the coding sequence ATGAAGGCGACCCATTTCGCACCCCAGTTCGTGGAGTCCATCCCAGAGATCCTCAAACCAGGCGAGCTCTATGTCTCAATGAGCCTGGCGAGCGTAATTCACCTTTGCGCTTGCGGGTGTGGACAGGAGGTCGTCACGCCACTGTCACCGACGGACTGGAAGCTTTGCTTCGATGGTGAAAATGTGACCCTCGATCCTTCCATAGGAAACTGGAACTTTGAGTGTCGTTCCCACTACTGGATCCGTGGGGGGAAGGTTCGCTGGTCAGGCTCTTGGTCTCGAGAGGAAATTGCCGAGGGCCGGGCATATGATCGAGGGCGAAAGAGCGACTACTACAACGATCGGCTCGAGGAGCCAACGGTCAGCTTGCCTGAACCTGTCGACACCATCCCGTCCGAACCGGAAAGCAATCCTGCGCGTCGATCGCGACTTGCCAAGGTTTGGAGCCGCCTTACAGCCTGGGGCAACATTCTCGGGCTGTAA